In Herbaspirillum seropedicae, a single window of DNA contains:
- a CDS encoding adenosine deaminase gives MNTAVTPSSASGAALDAFIAGMPKTELHLHIEGTLEPELMFALAQRNQIALPYASVEALRAAYNFSDLQSFLDLYYAGANVLRTEQDFYDMTAAYIARAQADQVRHAEIFFDPQTHTERGIPIATVFAGIAAALRDARRRDGFGSVMIMSFLRHLSEEDAFATLEAALPLREQYADLWLGIGLDSSERGNPPEKFERVYARCRELGFRLVAHAGEEGPAAYVIGALDTLHVERIDHGVRSEEDPALMQRLAQQRTPLTVCPLSNLKLCVVKDMAEHNLARLLDAGLAVTVNSDDPAYFGGYMNANYHAVARALDLSREQVLQLARNGIDACFLADEDKATLHQELEQYAAAH, from the coding sequence ATGAACACTGCTGTCACTCCCTCCTCCGCATCCGGCGCTGCGCTGGATGCCTTCATCGCCGGCATGCCCAAGACCGAATTGCACCTGCACATCGAAGGCACGCTGGAGCCCGAACTGATGTTCGCGCTGGCCCAGCGCAACCAGATCGCCCTGCCCTACGCCTCGGTGGAAGCCTTGCGCGCTGCCTACAACTTCAGCGACCTGCAATCCTTCCTCGACCTCTACTACGCTGGCGCCAATGTGCTGCGCACCGAGCAGGACTTCTATGACATGACGGCCGCCTACATCGCCCGCGCGCAGGCCGACCAGGTGCGTCATGCCGAGATCTTCTTCGATCCGCAGACCCACACCGAACGCGGCATTCCGATTGCCACCGTGTTCGCCGGCATCGCCGCTGCCCTGCGCGATGCGCGCCGCCGCGATGGCTTTGGCAGCGTGATGATCATGTCCTTCCTGCGCCATCTCTCCGAAGAAGACGCCTTCGCCACGCTGGAAGCGGCCCTGCCGCTGCGCGAGCAATACGCCGACCTGTGGCTGGGCATCGGACTGGATTCGTCCGAACGCGGCAACCCGCCGGAAAAGTTCGAGCGCGTCTATGCCCGCTGCCGCGAACTGGGCTTCCGCCTGGTGGCCCACGCCGGCGAGGAAGGCCCGGCGGCCTACGTCATCGGGGCGCTCGACACCTTGCACGTGGAACGCATCGACCACGGCGTGCGCAGCGAGGAAGACCCGGCCCTGATGCAGCGGCTGGCGCAACAGCGCACGCCCCTGACGGTGTGCCCGCTGTCCAACCTCAAGCTGTGCGTGGTCAAGGACATGGCCGAGCACAACCTGGCCCGCCTGCTCGACGCCGGCCTGGCTGTCACGGTCAATTCCGACGACCCGGCCTATTTCGGCGGCTACATGAACGCCAACTACCACGCCGTGGCCCGTGCGCTGGACCTCTCCCGCGAGCAGGTGCTGCAACTGGCCCGCAATGGCATCGACGCCTGCTTCCTCGCCGATGAAGACAAGGCCACCCTGCACCAGGAACTGGAGCAGTACGCTGCCGCGCACTGA
- a CDS encoding GntR family transcriptional regulator encodes MNKASKASRPATPARAPARERDNAVAVEERMYQDIYDAIMEHRLPPRTKLTEQTLCQIYDTARHTVRKVLARLAAEGMVDLEANRGAFIASPSPAEVRDMFELRNILEHAVLEKLGHTAGTRQIAGLRRMVEEERDCYLNGDRPRWIRLSAQFHLALAELTGNALLVETLRKLVSRTTLMIAKTEAPGHNACSFDEHETVLEALEKGDIKAAQAHMAHHLHLCEDRVRPDADDQFDLRAVLGKGL; translated from the coding sequence ATGAACAAAGCCAGCAAAGCCAGCCGCCCCGCCACTCCTGCCCGCGCGCCTGCGCGTGAGCGCGACAACGCCGTGGCGGTGGAGGAAAGGATGTATCAGGACATCTATGACGCCATCATGGAACACCGGCTGCCGCCGCGTACCAAGCTGACCGAACAGACCCTGTGCCAGATCTACGACACGGCCCGTCATACCGTGCGCAAGGTGCTGGCGCGGCTGGCCGCCGAAGGGATGGTGGACCTGGAAGCCAATCGCGGCGCCTTCATCGCCAGCCCCTCGCCGGCCGAGGTGCGTGACATGTTCGAGTTGCGCAACATCCTCGAACATGCGGTGCTGGAGAAGCTGGGCCACACCGCCGGTACGCGCCAGATCGCGGGCTTGCGGCGCATGGTGGAAGAAGAGCGGGACTGCTACCTCAATGGCGACCGGCCGCGCTGGATCAGGCTGTCCGCGCAGTTCCACCTGGCCCTGGCCGAGCTGACCGGCAATGCCCTGTTGGTGGAGACGCTGCGCAAGCTGGTATCGCGCACCACCCTGATGATCGCCAAGACGGAGGCGCCGGGCCACAACGCCTGCTCCTTCGACGAACACGAAACCGTGCTGGAAGCCCTGGAAAAAGGCGATATCAAGGCCGCCCAGGCGCATATGGCACACCACTTGCATTTGTGCGAGGACCGGGTACGGCCGGATGCGGATGACCAATTCGATCTGCGTGCCGTGCTTGGCAAGGGACTGTAA